Part of the Pseudomonas bubulae genome, CATAACTTGACCCCTCCCATGCGATTGCATGAACATGCTACCTGCAAGCACCTGGCTTGGGCTTGATGTGTCCGCATCGGGTCAAGTGCCCCGGAGCAATCCGGGGCGCTTCAATCACCTTGGCGGATAAGCCAGGTTTTTTGCCTTTTCGACCGCTTCCGCTGAAAACTTCCCTTTGGCGTCACCTTCCAAGCTGCAAGCCGACAGGTTAGCCCGCTCTCTTAGCTGTTCCGCTTGGCGGATCAGCAGTTGAGCCTTGCGCGTTGCTTCTGCCGCCTGGCGAGTCAACTCCTGAATGGTGTCTCGGCGCTGCTGCAGGTCGGTGGTTTCAACCCCTGGCAGTAGATCAATCCAAGGCATAATACGCTGTTGATTCATCGGGTTCCGACTCCGGTCATTGACCTGGGCAAATTGCCTGGCCTTGAATTACATTATAGGGCTTAAAGTCCTATTTTTCCAGATTTATTTAGCTAAAGATCGGATTTTAGCCGCTAAAATTCTTATTTCTGGTGTCCAACCCATATGCGCTCTATGCCCGCCATATCGGCCAAAATAGCCCAAGCGGCATAGGGAATAGGTGCATCGCCTCCTGTCCAGCGGCGGATCTGTCTGCCACCATGAATGCCTAAAAGTTTTGCAGCGTCGGCCCCACTAAGACCTCTTGGTGGATCAATTCGCAAAAGTATTTCCCGAACTTCTTCCGGGGTAGGCTGCTCCCAACCAGCCGCAGGCCGGAAACACTCCGGCCTAATGTCAAACCTGACAGTGTCAGTCATTCGCTGTCTCTCTTTTCTGTTCTGGTGTCCATCCGGGCTTTTGCCCTAGCCTGGTTGAGTCTTGTCTTTGCCGATTCAGCCCATTTCCGAACCTGGAACGCCTGGTGTGCAGGCAACACGGCATCGACCAACACAAAACCTGGGGGAATGCTCTCGTCTAATTTAGACAGTTCCCTATCCAGTATCTCAAGAATGCTTAGGTCATAGGAAATATGAGCCTCATGCAATTCCATCGTGTGCCTACAGGCATTAAGTGGATTGCCGGAATAGCAAACCATCAGGTCATAATACCCCACTTCATCCAGCCCCCGGCGCTTGAGGTCGTCGTGCTTAGCGATGGATCGAGCAAGCGTTGCGCGGTATGTCTGTACTCGTGTTTCTAACTTCAACTTTCGCTTAATTGGCTCGCTCGTCAGACTGTCTAAATCAGCGCTAGTGTCGGGCACTGTACCCGCTGGTCGCGGCCCTACATCCTTTCCCCACGGGTACTGCGCCAGTAACTGAGCTATCGCCTCCTTGTCGGCTTCGTCCCGTACCTGGCTGGCCTTTTCGTTGAATGTCATTGGTCTGTCCCA contains:
- the kleA gene encoding stable inheritance protein KleA, with amino-acid sequence MNQQRIMPWIDLLPGVETTDLQQRRDTIQELTRQAAEATRKAQLLIRQAEQLRERANLSACSLEGDAKGKFSAEAVEKAKNLAYPPR